Proteins encoded together in one Candidatus Spechtbacterales bacterium window:
- a CDS encoding single-stranded DNA-binding protein, translating into MNLNKAIIIGNVTKDPEVRTTPAGDKVANFSVATNLIWNDRSTGEKQQKTEFHNVVAWRRLAEIAEQYLNKGGLVMIEGRIETRSWEDQSGVKKYMTEIIAENMQLGPRRDTGGGSSNSGQEKESSSNSDSGSKDNDIPTIDANSPTNSDDEIDIKDIPF; encoded by the coding sequence ATGAATTTAAATAAAGCTATAATAATAGGAAACGTAACAAAGGATCCAGAAGTAAGGACCACGCCAGCCGGTGACAAGGTGGCGAATTTTTCAGTAGCTACCAACTTGATTTGGAATGATCGGTCTACAGGGGAAAAACAGCAAAAAACAGAGTTTCATAATGTTGTTGCCTGGAGACGCCTTGCTGAAATCGCGGAACAGTATTTAAACAAAGGAGGTTTAGTAATGATAGAGGGCAGAATTGAAACAAGAAGCTGGGAGGATCAAAGCGGTGTTAAAAAATATATGACCGAAATTATCGCGGAAAACATGCAGTTGGGACCGCGAAGAGACACTGGAGGAGGTTCATCAAACTCAGGACAAGAAAAGGAAAGTTCATCTAACAGTGATTCGGGTTCTAAAGACAACGATATACCTACAATTGATGCCAACTCGCCTACAAACTCAGACGATGAAATAGACATAAAAGATATACCCTTTTAA
- the rpsR gene encoding 30S ribosomal protein S18, translating to MKECQICKNQMMVDWKNAELLRRFMDYDFKIMSPRKTGTCAKHQRQVAKAIKRARQAGILPYTPMLSD from the coding sequence ATGAAAGAATGTCAAATTTGTAAAAATCAAATGATGGTTGACTGGAAAAACGCAGAACTTTTGCGTCGTTTTATGGATTACGATTTTAAAATCATGTCCCCAAGAAAAACGGGAACGTGCGCGAAACACCAAAGACAAGTTGCAAAAGCTATCAAAAGGGCGCGACAGGCAGGAATACTGCCTTATACACCAATGCTAAGCGACTAG